One Mycobacterium kubicae genomic window carries:
- a CDS encoding flavin-containing monooxygenase: MSDTTSVLIIGAGFAGLGTAIQLLKRGIDDFVILERAGEVGGTWRDNSYPGAACDIPSLLYSYSFEPNPDWSRAYSGSSEILAYIKAMVDKHALARFICFHVNVTGLAFDEDSGTWTVETDGGSSYRSRTVVMASGPLANANFPDIRGLHSYAGHKIHSARWDHDYDMSDKRVAVIGTGASAVQIVPELVKTARSVKVFQRTPGWVLPRPDFPHPSVAKAAFGRLPILQSAARQAWFWAHEVMAVGMVWNTPATTAIAWAAKANLRRQVKDSWMRRQLTPDFRPGCKRMLMTSDYYPALRQNNCKLITWPIATISPIGIRTADGIEHEVDCIVFATGFDVCKAGTPFPITGVDGRKLAEEWSNGAYAYKSVSVSGYPNLFFTFGPNSGPGHNSALVYLEAEIRYIVDAIGIIIEGGIQTFDVKEDRQNSYHAQLQRRLAGTTWNSGCKSWYLTEDGYNGTMYPGFTTQFARQLARVELDDYSMSSQPPPRKKPRRARPELAAESSHGASKGGRQRNDDRVSVDKREGVRFSAQTASPEAASPRMVDRA, from the coding sequence ATGAGCGACACGACCAGTGTTCTGATCATCGGAGCCGGCTTTGCCGGACTTGGCACGGCGATCCAACTACTCAAGCGGGGTATCGACGATTTCGTCATCCTGGAGCGCGCGGGCGAGGTCGGAGGAACCTGGCGTGACAATAGCTATCCCGGTGCCGCCTGCGACATTCCGTCATTGTTGTATTCGTACTCCTTCGAACCAAATCCGGACTGGTCGCGTGCGTACTCGGGAAGCAGCGAGATACTCGCCTACATCAAGGCCATGGTCGACAAGCACGCGCTGGCGCGCTTCATCTGTTTCCACGTCAACGTGACCGGCCTGGCGTTCGACGAAGACAGCGGCACGTGGACCGTCGAAACGGATGGCGGGTCAAGCTACCGGTCGCGCACGGTGGTGATGGCAAGCGGCCCACTGGCCAATGCAAATTTTCCTGACATTCGCGGACTGCACAGCTACGCAGGCCACAAAATCCACAGCGCGCGCTGGGATCACGACTATGACATGAGCGACAAACGTGTTGCGGTAATCGGTACCGGGGCGAGCGCGGTGCAGATTGTTCCGGAATTGGTGAAGACGGCGCGATCAGTCAAAGTGTTTCAACGGACGCCCGGTTGGGTGCTTCCCCGGCCTGATTTTCCGCACCCCAGTGTTGCCAAGGCCGCGTTTGGTCGGCTACCGATTCTGCAGAGCGCCGCTCGCCAGGCATGGTTTTGGGCGCACGAAGTCATGGCCGTCGGCATGGTGTGGAACACCCCGGCCACTACCGCCATCGCCTGGGCGGCCAAGGCGAACCTTCGTCGCCAGGTGAAAGATTCGTGGATGCGGCGACAACTGACGCCCGACTTCCGGCCCGGCTGCAAGCGCATGCTGATGACCAGCGACTACTATCCGGCTCTCCGACAGAACAATTGCAAACTCATCACCTGGCCGATCGCGACCATCTCGCCCATCGGCATTCGCACCGCGGACGGCATCGAACACGAGGTGGATTGCATCGTATTCGCGACCGGCTTCGATGTGTGCAAGGCCGGCACACCGTTTCCCATCACCGGCGTGGACGGTCGAAAGCTTGCGGAGGAATGGTCTAACGGCGCCTACGCCTACAAGAGCGTCAGCGTCTCAGGCTATCCCAACCTCTTTTTCACCTTCGGGCCGAATTCCGGGCCAGGACACAACTCGGCCTTGGTCTACCTGGAAGCGGAGATCCGCTACATCGTCGACGCCATCGGCATAATCATCGAAGGCGGTATTCAGACCTTCGACGTCAAAGAGGACCGGCAGAACAGCTATCACGCCCAACTCCAGCGTCGGCTTGCCGGCACGACGTGGAACTCCGGATGCAAGAGCTGGTACCTCACCGAAGACGGCTATAACGGGACCATGTATCCCGGCTTCACCACCCAATTCGCCCGACAACTAGCGAGGGTCGAGCTCGACGATTACTCGATGAGTTCACAGCCCCCTCCCCGCAAGAAGCCCAGGCGGGCGCGGCCCGAGTTGGCCGCGGAGAGTTCGCACGGCGCAAGCAAAGGAGGACGGCAGCGCAACGACGATCGCGTGTCCGTCGACAAGCGCGAAGGTGTTCGTTTCTCGGCGCAAACCGCTTCACCCGAGGCAGCATCACCGCGGATGGTGGATCGTGCTTGA
- a CDS encoding flavin-containing monooxygenase produces MDHSDKHRFEIIVIGAGFSGIGMGIKLLKAGFSDFLIVDEADDVGGTWHWNTYPGIAVDIPSYSYQFSFEKRSSWSRTYAHGNELKDYARHCAHKYGLSPRIRFAVKVTEAWFDEDATLWRLHTAAGQDLSARFVINASGVLTRPKRPDISGVDDFGGITMHTSRWDHNEDIAGKRVAVIGTGASAVQLIPAIAKDVKALTVFQRTPIWCLPKLDFPVPRLARGFLKYAPGGQLAARAASQTFVEVTFPVAAHFHTAIPLASLIERAALRYMRSQVTDPAVRQKLTPRYALGCKRPSFHNEYLATFNRDNVHLETSPISHFDAAAVHTVDGRSHEIDVLILATGFKVMEPENMPTYSLRGIGGLDQAKWWDENRLQAYEGVSVPGFPNHFSIFGPYGYNGSSYFTLIEAQTRHIVRCLHHARSRHANYVEITRQANDRFFAEMLKRRHRQVFWQPSCATANSYYFDKHGDVPLRPTTTLESFWRSRTFDLGDYSFERRTTEKVLSSS; encoded by the coding sequence ATGGACCACAGCGATAAGCACCGCTTCGAAATCATCGTGATCGGTGCAGGATTCTCCGGGATCGGAATGGGGATAAAACTCCTGAAAGCCGGCTTTTCGGACTTTCTTATTGTCGATGAGGCAGACGACGTAGGCGGAACGTGGCATTGGAACACCTATCCGGGCATCGCCGTCGACATTCCGTCGTACAGCTACCAATTCTCCTTCGAAAAACGGTCGTCATGGTCGCGGACGTATGCGCACGGCAACGAGTTGAAGGACTACGCAAGACACTGCGCGCACAAGTACGGTCTTAGCCCACGAATCCGCTTCGCCGTCAAGGTGACTGAAGCTTGGTTCGATGAGGACGCGACCCTGTGGCGCTTGCACACGGCCGCAGGACAGGACCTATCCGCGCGCTTCGTGATCAACGCCTCGGGCGTCCTGACACGCCCCAAGCGGCCGGATATCTCCGGTGTCGATGATTTCGGCGGGATCACCATGCATACATCCCGCTGGGACCACAACGAAGACATCGCCGGCAAGAGGGTGGCTGTCATCGGAACGGGCGCGTCGGCAGTGCAGTTGATCCCGGCAATCGCGAAAGACGTCAAGGCGCTGACCGTGTTCCAGCGCACACCGATCTGGTGCCTGCCGAAACTGGACTTCCCGGTGCCGCGGCTGGCAAGAGGGTTCCTCAAATACGCTCCCGGCGGACAACTCGCGGCGCGCGCAGCGAGTCAAACCTTCGTCGAAGTCACGTTCCCTGTCGCCGCTCACTTCCACACCGCCATTCCCTTGGCGTCACTCATCGAGCGTGCCGCGTTGCGGTACATGCGCAGCCAGGTGACCGACCCCGCCGTCCGTCAAAAACTGACCCCCCGTTACGCGCTCGGGTGTAAGCGCCCAAGCTTTCACAACGAGTACCTGGCCACATTCAACCGAGACAACGTCCACCTCGAGACCAGTCCGATAAGCCACTTCGATGCCGCCGCCGTCCACACCGTCGACGGCCGATCGCACGAGATCGACGTCCTCATCCTCGCCACAGGCTTCAAAGTGATGGAACCGGAGAACATGCCGACCTATTCGCTCAGGGGGATCGGTGGACTCGATCAAGCCAAGTGGTGGGACGAGAATCGGCTCCAAGCGTACGAAGGCGTCAGCGTGCCCGGATTCCCCAACCACTTCTCCATCTTCGGACCCTATGGATACAACGGTTCCTCGTACTTCACGCTCATTGAAGCCCAGACCAGGCACATCGTGCGATGCCTTCACCATGCGCGGTCCCGGCACGCCAACTACGTCGAAATAACCCGGCAAGCCAACGACCGCTTCTTCGCCGAAATGCTCAAACGCCGCCACCGCCAAGTCTTTTGGCAACCCAGCTGCGCAACCGCCAATAGTTACTACTTCGACAAACACGGCGACGTACCGCTACGCCCGACGACCACCCTCGAATCTTTCTGGCGTAGTCGCACCTTCGACCTTGGTGACTATTCGTTCGAGCGGCGCACCACTGAAAAGGTACTTAGCTCATCGTGA